In Bombina bombina isolate aBomBom1 chromosome 6, aBomBom1.pri, whole genome shotgun sequence, a single genomic region encodes these proteins:
- the MESD gene encoding LRP chaperone MESD gives MASLVVRSVCLCLLLALVVSAAEEKKKKKKDIRDYNDADMARLLEQWEKDDDIEEGDLPEHKRPPSPVDFSKIDPSKPESILQMTKKGKTLMIFVTVSGNPTEKESEEITSLWQGSLFNANYDIQRFMVGPNRAIFMLRDGSYAWEVKNFLISQERCADVTVEGQVYPGKGADGSSQSNHSKPGKKKNVESKKAKVSQESNRASSVKEDL, from the exons ATGGCTTCGCTGGTTGTGCGGTCGGTATGTTTATGTCTCCTGCTAGCTCTCGTTGTGAGCGCTGCcgaggagaaaaaaaagaagaagaaagatatCCGCGACTATAATGATGCTGACATGGCGCGGCTGCTGGAGCAGTGGGAG AAAGATGATGATATAGAGGAGGGTGATCTACCAGAACACAAAAGACCTCCTTCTCCTGTGGACTTTTCCAAGATAGATCCCAGTAAACCAGAGAGTATCTTACAGATGACTAAGAAGGGCAAGACATTAATGATCTTTGTGACTGTGTCCGGAAACCCTACTGAGAAGGAAAGTGAAGAAATCACAAGCTTGTGGCAAGGCAGCTTATTTAATGCCAACTATGATATTCAGAG ATTTATGGTTGGGCCCAACCGTGCAATCTTCATGTTGCGTGATGGAAGTTATGCTTGGGAAGTTAAAAACTTTCTTATAAGCCAGGAGAGATGTGCTGATGTGACTGTAGAAGGTCAGGTCTATCCTGGCAAAGGAGCGGATGGCAGTTCACAAAGCAATCACAGTAAACCAGGGAAAAAGAAGAATGTTGAGAGCAAAAAAGCAAAAGTATCCCAAGAAAGTAACCGTGCTTCATCAGTAAAAGAGGATTTATGA